A single Deltaproteobacteria bacterium DNA region contains:
- a CDS encoding AAA family ATPase, with product MVDLRPYTKLHSIQLLKQVIRKWWGLELAFSDAKGYVLDHAEGRIIPSQNDFCRAALFSKEGFRRCNESVKVVRDRLRSGKRRRVVVHSCHMGFDIVAAPIHIDDELAGFLFTGGSTGAPTTSAGRAELLRKVREFAPEAAPKLDDGGDATIPRLSSDDLERLQDLVEFGAQEVMAYHEELRRHEAEVSTLSAELEGRYRFDNIIGTSPAIQEIFRLLEKICRSESTVLIHGESGTGKELIARAIHYNGPRAKKPFVVQNCSAFNDNLLESALFGHVRGAFTGAVADKQGLFAAADGGTFFLDEIGDMSPALQVKLLRVLQEGTFTPVGATKPVHVDVRVIAATHKDLAKLVERGEFREDLYYRVNVLKVTLPPLRDRVEDIPLLVAHFLAKHYHGKGTPPRLSREAMDALQRYRWPGNIRELENEIERLIVLGADQPELGVELLSQRVRDAASQPPPARAGSAPSYRGTLKEAVEALEAEYIYQGLIRTHWNKSQLAKELGISRSNLIQKCAYYGLDRKPKR from the coding sequence GTGGTCGATCTTCGCCCATACACCAAGCTCCACTCCATCCAGCTGCTCAAGCAGGTCATCCGCAAGTGGTGGGGACTCGAGCTGGCGTTCTCGGACGCCAAGGGATACGTGCTCGACCACGCGGAGGGGCGCATCATCCCGTCGCAAAACGACTTTTGCCGCGCCGCGTTGTTTTCGAAGGAGGGGTTCCGCCGGTGCAACGAGAGCGTCAAGGTGGTGCGCGATCGATTGCGGTCGGGCAAGCGGCGGCGCGTCGTCGTCCACTCGTGTCACATGGGCTTCGACATCGTCGCGGCGCCGATCCACATCGACGACGAGCTTGCCGGGTTCCTGTTCACGGGCGGGAGCACGGGCGCGCCGACGACGAGCGCCGGCCGGGCGGAGCTGCTGCGCAAGGTGCGCGAGTTCGCCCCCGAGGCGGCCCCGAAACTCGACGACGGCGGCGATGCGACGATTCCGCGGCTGTCGTCCGACGACCTCGAACGCCTCCAGGATCTCGTCGAGTTCGGCGCGCAGGAGGTGATGGCCTACCACGAGGAGTTGCGCCGCCATGAGGCCGAAGTCAGCACGCTCAGCGCCGAACTCGAGGGGCGCTACCGGTTCGACAACATCATCGGCACGTCGCCGGCGATCCAGGAGATCTTCCGCCTGCTCGAAAAGATCTGCCGCAGTGAGTCGACGGTGCTCATCCACGGCGAGAGCGGCACCGGCAAGGAGTTGATCGCCCGTGCGATCCATTACAACGGGCCGCGTGCGAAGAAGCCGTTCGTCGTTCAAAACTGTTCCGCGTTCAACGACAATTTGCTCGAGAGCGCGCTGTTCGGCCACGTGCGCGGCGCGTTTACCGGCGCGGTGGCCGACAAGCAGGGATTGTTCGCGGCCGCCGACGGCGGCACGTTCTTCCTCGACGAGATCGGCGACATGTCTCCGGCGCTGCAGGTCAAGCTGCTGCGCGTGCTGCAGGAGGGAACGTTCACACCGGTCGGCGCGACCAAGCCGGTCCACGTCGACGTCCGCGTCATCGCCGCGACCCACAAGGACTTGGCGAAGTTGGTCGAGCGCGGCGAGTTCCGCGAGGATCTCTACTATCGCGTCAACGTGCTGAAAGTGACGCTGCCGCCGCTGCGCGACCGCGTCGAAGACATCCCGCTGCTCGTCGCCCACTTTCTCGCCAAGCACTACCACGGCAAGGGCACGCCGCCGCGGCTGTCGCGCGAGGCGATGGATGCGCTGCAACGTTATCGGTGGCCGGGCAACATCCGCGAGCTGGAAAACGAGATCGAGCGGCTCATCGTGCTCGGCGCCGATCAGCCGGAACTCGGCGTCGAGCTGCTGTCGCAGCGCGTGCGCGACGCGGCCAGCCAGCCGCCGCCCGCGCGCGCGGGATCGGCGCCCTCGTACCGCGGCACCCTGAAGGAGGCGGTCGAAGCGCTCGAGGCGGAGTACATCTACCAGGGGCTGATTCGCACGCACTGGAACAAGTCGCAGCTCGCCAAGGAGCTGGGCATCAGCCGGTCCAATCTCATCCAGAAGTGCGCCTACTACGGC